From a single Brassica oleracea var. oleracea cultivar TO1000 chromosome C5, BOL, whole genome shotgun sequence genomic region:
- the LOC106295213 gene encoding uncharacterized protein LOC106295213 isoform X1 has protein sequence MATAARAQALSLLAAANNHGDLAVKLSSLRQVKELLLSLEPSLSAEIFPYLAELHSSPETLVRKSLVEIIEEVGLRMLDHSYVLLTVLLVLAKDEDPVVAKNAISVGTAFYCTILEEMAMQFHHRGKVYRWVGELWTWMVKFKDAVFSTALEPGCVGVKVLALKFMETFILLFTPDASDPEKIFNEGSRKMFNISWLVGGHPILNSAMLMSEANRTFGILLDLIHSAGRLPGALTITVVSCLAVVARKRPVHYNSFLSVLLDFHPNLESVKGCHAASVQYSIRTALLGFLRCTSSPMIESRDKLLRALRAMNAADVADQVLRQVDKLIRNNERAARENWSGKNNQAINHQNSWDLSKKRIMPQGEDDTVNGEVAPKRLRHNNNMHLTPKGQISDSPHGTVSINGISSGNHPSDSEPTPVEQMVSMIGALLAEGDRGASSLEILISKLHPDMLADIVITSMKHLPSNPPTLTTSLATPADIVVSSSINPMRSPTRQPQLPFDSTLPFGSSLSDVPSLNAVVDPRRDPRRDPRRMDPRRSNPSVGPTSLPGDEGKETVPVQMDISTVASKPPSVPDVTAGTGGSVHPTTVDHSQNKVMGSSIIRRIDQPDCREDLLPIPKEYGYLSKGKSPLDVPLSPCRDDEGIRNTKLDLDLVSVPDFNQHSPSEAGPDFELHPPVDSNITAAEESYRELAPVPSYVELTTEQSNTVGKLALQRIIESNRHVCGFDCNKIRMALIARLIAQIDAGNDVAAILRAHISVDHREFKGHELVLHVLYHLDSMANLDTDESSSYATVYENFLIAVARSFLDTLPPFDKSFSRLFGEAPHLPDSAIKLLNELCSTRPDPVGGEACDSERVTQGLGVVWSLILVRPNERKACLAIALNCSVHYEEDIRAKAIRLVTNKLYHLTYISEHVEQFATDRLLTAVNSETDFSQTAEGTNIEAKSQITSTSDSPRSGNSDIHSQQDLQTSRDVSVLSFSEAQRLISLFFALCKKKPSLLRLVFEVYGKAPKTVIQAFHRHMPILIRELGSSYIELLPIISDPPKGSENLLTLVLQILTQELAPSLDLIATVKHLYETKLKDVSILIPLLSSLTKDEVLPIFPPLLNLPPDKFQLALAHILQGSAHTGPALTPAEVLIAIHEVVPDKDGPTLKKITDACSACFEQRTVFTQQVLAKALGQMVDRTPLPLLFMRTVIQAIDAFPTLVDFVMGILSKLVSRQIWRLPKLWPGFLKCVSQTQPHSFPVLLELPMPQLESIMKKFPDLRPSLTAYANQPTIRASLPNSALSVLGLDSGQDSRPQMHPSDAASSVHGAALT, from the exons ATGGCTACCGCCGCCAGGGCGCAGGCGCTCTCTCTCCTCGCCGCAGCCAACAACCACGGCGATTTAGCGGTGAAGCTCTCGTCTCTAAGACAGGTGAAGGAGTTATTGCTGTCCCTTGAGCCGTCTCTCTCCGCTGAGATTTTCCCCTATCTCGCAGAACTCCACTCGTCGCCTGAAACTCTAGTTCGCAAATCCCTTGTTGA GATCATTGAAGAGGTTGGTTTGAGGATGCTTGATCATTCTTATGTTCTACTGACTGTATTACTAGTCTTAGCCAAGGACGAGGACCCGGTTGTTGCAAAGAATGCTATTTCTGTTGGAACAGCTTTCTATTGCACCATCTTGGAAGAGATGGCAATGCAG TTTCATCATCGTGGTAAAGTTTATCGTTGGGTTGGGGAACTATGGACATGGATGGTTAAGTTCAAAGACGCCGTCTTTTCTACTGCTTTGGAG CCTGGTTGTGTGGGGGTGAAAGTTTTGGCGCTAAAGTTTATGGAGACATTTATTTTGCTTTTTACTCCTGATGCATCTGATCCTGAGAAAATTTTCAACGAAG GAAGTAGAAAAATGTTTAACATTTCCTGGCTTGTTGGCGGTCACCCCATTCTAAATTCGGCAATGCTCATGTCTGAAGCAAATAGGACATTTGGCATCTTACTAGATCTCATACATTCGGCTGGTCGTTTACCGGGTGCACTGACGATAACTGTTGTTAGTTG TCTTGCGGTGGTAGCAAGGAAGAGGCCTGTCCACTACAACAGTTTCCTTTCCGTTCTACTGGATTTTCACCCAAATCTTGAGTCGGTAAAGGGGTGCCATGCTGCAAGCGTGCAGTATTCCATAAGAACTGCCTTACTGGGATTCCTTAGATGTACTTCCTCACCTATGATAGAG TCAAGAGACAAGCTTCTTAGAGCATTACGAGCAATGAATGCTGCAGACGTTGCTGATCAAGTTCTCCGCCAAGTTGATAAATTGATCCGAAATAATGAGCGCGCTGCACGTGAGAATTGGTCAGGCAAG AACAACCAGGCGATAAATCATCAGAATTCTTGGGATTTGTCAAAGAAACGAATAATGCCCCAGGGTGAAGATGATACAGTCAATGGAGAGGTTGCTCCGAAGCGCTTACGCCATAATAATAACATGCATTTGACTCCGAAAGGTCAAATAAGTGATTCTCCACATGGAACTGTCTCTATCAATGGCATATCCTCTGGTAACCATCCTTCGGACAGTGAGCCGACTCCAGTGGAACAAATGGTTTCAATGATCGGTGCTCTACTTGCTGAAGGAGACAGAGGAGCTTCTTCACTTGAAATTCTCATTTCTAAGCTTCATCCAGATATGCTTGCTGATATTGTTATTACAAGCATGAAGCATTTGCCTAGTAACCCTCCTACGTTGACAACTTCTCTAGCTACTCCAGCAGATATTGTCGTTTCTTCTTCCATAAATCCCATGCGTTCTCCGACTCGTCAGCCACAACTTCCTTTCGATTCAACCCTTCCCTTTGGGTCATCATTATCCGATGTGCCTAGCTTGAACGCGGTTGTCGACCCTAGACGCGACCCAAGAAGG GACCCTCGTCGCATGGATCCAAGACGTTCAAATCCATCTGTGGGACCAACATCACTGCCTGGAGATGAGGGTAAAGAAACAGTCCCAGTTCAGATGGACATCTCGACCGTAGCGAGCAAGCCACCTTCGGTTCCTGATGTCACAGCAGGGACTGGTGGTTCAGTACATCCAACAACAGTAGATCATAGCCAAAACAAGGTGATGGGAAGTTCGATAATCAGAAGAATCGATCAGCCTGATTGCAGAGAGGACTTGTTGCCTATTCCCAAGGAGTATGGTTATCTCTCAAAGGGCAAATCACCTTTAGATGTTCCACTGTCTCCTTGCAGGGATGATGAAGGCATCAGAAATACAAAGCTTGATTTGGATCTAGTGTCTGTTCCAGATTTTAATCAACACTCGCCTTCAGAAGCAGGGCCAGATTTTGAACTACACCCCCCTGTAGACTCAAATATTACTGCAGCAGAGGAAAGCTACCGAGAGTTGGCACCTGTTCCATCATATGTTGAACTTACCACAGAGCAAAGCAACACTGTAGGAAAGTTGGCTTTACAAAGGATAATTGAATCAAATAGACATGTCTGTGGCTTTGATTGTAACAAGATTCGCATGGCACTGATTGCCCGATTGATTGCTCAG ATTGATGCTGGCAATGATGTTGCAGCCATACTAAGAGCGCATATTAGTGTGGATCATCGAGAATTCAAG GGGCATGAACTTGTTTTACATGTTCTTTACCATCTGGATTCGATGGCGAATCTGGACACTGATGAATCCTCTTCCTATGCTACTGTTTATGAAAATTTTCTCATAGCAGTG GCAAGATCATTTCTGGATACTCTCCCTCCTTTCGACAAGTCTTTTAGCAGACTTTTTGGAGAAGCTCCACATCTACCTGATTCTGCCATAAAGCTACTGAATGAACTCTGCTCCACTCGTCCTGACCCAGTTGGAGGAGAAGCCTGTGATAGTGAACGTGTTACCCAAGGGCTTGGTGTAGTTTGGAGCTTAATTCTAGTGCGTCCAAATGAGCGAAAAGCATGCTTAGCTATAGCACTGAAT TGTTCAGTTCATTATGAAGAAGACATCCGTGCAAAGGCCATCCGACTT GTCACAAACAAACTATATCACCTTACATACATATCAGAGCATGTTGAGCAATTTGCAACAGATAGGCTACTGACTGCTGTGAACTCTGAGACAGATTTCTCGCAGACTGCAGAAGGAACAAATATAGAG GCTAAAAGTCAGATAACTTCGACAAGTGACTCTCCAAGGTCTGGAAACTCTGACATTCACTCTCAGCAGGATCTACAAACTTCTCGTGATGTTTCTGTTTTATCATTTTCTGAAGCTCAGAGACTAATTTCTCTGTTCTTCGCTTTATGTAAAAAG AAACCTAGTCTCCTTCGACTTGTCTTTGAAGTTTACGGGAAAGCTCCAAAAACAGTAATCCAG GCTTTTCATCGACATATGCCTATTCTGATACGAGAATTAGGATCATCTTATATTGAACTGCTCCCTATAATATCTGATCCTCCTAAGGGAAGTGAAAATTTATTGACATTG GTGTTACAAATATTGACACAAGAATTGGCACCGTCGTTGGATTTGATTGCTACTGTAAAGCATTTATATGAAACGAAGCTAAAG GATGTTTCAATTCTTATCCCATTGCTTTCTTCACTCACTAAAGACGAG GTTTTACCTATCTTTCCGCCGCTTCTTAATCTTCCACCTGATAAGTTCCAACTTGCACTTGCTCATATATTACAG GGTTCTGCTCACACTGGCCCTGCCCTAACACCTGCCGAGGTACTGATTGCTATTCACGAGGTTGTTCCTGATAAAGATGGGCCAACACTGAAAAAG ATAACAGATGCATGTTCAGCTTGCTTTGAACAACGCACAGTTTTCACGCAGCAAGTCTTAGCAAAGGCCCTCGGTCAGATG GTTGATCGAACACCTCTGCCTTTACTCTTCATGAGAACAGTAATTCAGGCAATCGATGCTTTTCCAACACTT GTTGACTTTGTCATGGGAATCCTTTCCAAGTTGGTGAGTAGGCAG ATATGGAGACTACCAAAACTGTGGCCTGGCTTCTTGAAATGTGTGTCTCAGACACAGCCACATTCTTTCCCTGTCTTGTTGGAG TTGCCAATGCCACAACTTGAAAGTATAATGAAGAAGTTTCCTGATCTAAGACCTTCTCTTACTGCTTATGCGAATCAGCCAACTATCAGAGCTTCTCTACCAAA TTCAGCTCTTTCAGTTCTTGGGCTTGACAGTGGGCAAGATTCGCGGCCACAAATGCACCCTTCAGATGCAGCTTCTTCTGTTCATGGGGCAGCCTTAACGTGA
- the LOC106295213 gene encoding uncharacterized protein LOC106295213 isoform X2 — protein sequence MATAARAQALSLLAAANNHGDLAVKLSSLRQVKELLLSLEPSLSAEIFPYLAELHSSPETLVRKSLVEIIEEVGLRMLDHSYVLLTVLLVLAKDEDPVVAKNAISVGTAFYCTILEEMAMQFHHRGKVYRWVGELWTWMVKFKDAVFSTALEPGCVGVKVLALKFMETFILLFTPDASDPEKIFNEGSRKMFNISWLVGGHPILNSAMLMSEANRTFGILLDLIHSAGRLPGALTITVVSCLAVVARKRPVHYNSFLSVLLDFHPNLESVKGCHAASVQYSIRTALLGFLRCTSSPMIESRDKLLRALRAMNAADVADQVLRQVDKLIRNNERAARENWSGKNNQAINHQNSWDLSKKRIMPQGEDDTVNGEVAPKRLRHNNNMHLTPKGQISDSPHGTVSINGISSGNHPSDSEPTPVEQMVSMIGALLAEGDRGASSLEILISKLHPDMLADIVITSMKHLPSNPPTLTTSLATPADIVVSSSINPMRSPTRQPQLPFDSTLPFGSSLSDVPSLNAVVDPRRDPRRDPRRMDPRRSNPSVGPTSLPGDEGKETVPVQMDISTVASKPPSVPDVTAGTGGSVHPTTVDHSQNKVMGSSIIRRIDQPDCREDLLPIPKEYGYLSKGKSPLDVPLSPCRDDEGIRNTKLDLDLVSVPDFNQHSPSEAGPDFELHPPVDSNITAAEESYRELAPVPSYVELTTEQSNTVGKLALQRIIESNRHVCGFDCNKIRMALIARLIAQIDAGNDVAAILRAHISVDHREFKGHELVLHVLYHLDSMANLDTDESSSYATVYENFLIAVARSFLDTLPPFDKSFSRLFGEAPHLPDSAIKLLNELCSTRPDPVGGEACDSERVTQGLGVVWSLILVRPNERKACLAIALNCSVHYEEDIRAKAIRLVTNKLYHLTYISEHVEQFATDRLLTAVNSETDFSQTAEGTNIEAKSQITSTSDSPRSGNSDIHSQQDLQTSRDVSVLSFSEAQRLISLFFALCKKKPSLLRLVFEVYGKAPKTVIQAFHRHMPILIRELGSSYIELLPIISDPPKGSENLLTLVLQILTQELAPSLDLIATVKHLYETKLKDVSILIPLLSSLTKDEVLPIFPPLLNLPPDKFQLALAHILQGSAHTGPALTPAEVLIAIHEVVPDKDGPTLKKITDACSACFEQRTVFTQQVLAKALGQMVDRTPLPLLFMRTVIQAIDAFPTLVDFVMGILSKLVSRQIWRLPKLWPGFLKCVSQTQPHSFPVLLELPMPQLESIMKKFPDLRPSLTAYANQPTIRASLPNSFSSWA from the exons ATGGCTACCGCCGCCAGGGCGCAGGCGCTCTCTCTCCTCGCCGCAGCCAACAACCACGGCGATTTAGCGGTGAAGCTCTCGTCTCTAAGACAGGTGAAGGAGTTATTGCTGTCCCTTGAGCCGTCTCTCTCCGCTGAGATTTTCCCCTATCTCGCAGAACTCCACTCGTCGCCTGAAACTCTAGTTCGCAAATCCCTTGTTGA GATCATTGAAGAGGTTGGTTTGAGGATGCTTGATCATTCTTATGTTCTACTGACTGTATTACTAGTCTTAGCCAAGGACGAGGACCCGGTTGTTGCAAAGAATGCTATTTCTGTTGGAACAGCTTTCTATTGCACCATCTTGGAAGAGATGGCAATGCAG TTTCATCATCGTGGTAAAGTTTATCGTTGGGTTGGGGAACTATGGACATGGATGGTTAAGTTCAAAGACGCCGTCTTTTCTACTGCTTTGGAG CCTGGTTGTGTGGGGGTGAAAGTTTTGGCGCTAAAGTTTATGGAGACATTTATTTTGCTTTTTACTCCTGATGCATCTGATCCTGAGAAAATTTTCAACGAAG GAAGTAGAAAAATGTTTAACATTTCCTGGCTTGTTGGCGGTCACCCCATTCTAAATTCGGCAATGCTCATGTCTGAAGCAAATAGGACATTTGGCATCTTACTAGATCTCATACATTCGGCTGGTCGTTTACCGGGTGCACTGACGATAACTGTTGTTAGTTG TCTTGCGGTGGTAGCAAGGAAGAGGCCTGTCCACTACAACAGTTTCCTTTCCGTTCTACTGGATTTTCACCCAAATCTTGAGTCGGTAAAGGGGTGCCATGCTGCAAGCGTGCAGTATTCCATAAGAACTGCCTTACTGGGATTCCTTAGATGTACTTCCTCACCTATGATAGAG TCAAGAGACAAGCTTCTTAGAGCATTACGAGCAATGAATGCTGCAGACGTTGCTGATCAAGTTCTCCGCCAAGTTGATAAATTGATCCGAAATAATGAGCGCGCTGCACGTGAGAATTGGTCAGGCAAG AACAACCAGGCGATAAATCATCAGAATTCTTGGGATTTGTCAAAGAAACGAATAATGCCCCAGGGTGAAGATGATACAGTCAATGGAGAGGTTGCTCCGAAGCGCTTACGCCATAATAATAACATGCATTTGACTCCGAAAGGTCAAATAAGTGATTCTCCACATGGAACTGTCTCTATCAATGGCATATCCTCTGGTAACCATCCTTCGGACAGTGAGCCGACTCCAGTGGAACAAATGGTTTCAATGATCGGTGCTCTACTTGCTGAAGGAGACAGAGGAGCTTCTTCACTTGAAATTCTCATTTCTAAGCTTCATCCAGATATGCTTGCTGATATTGTTATTACAAGCATGAAGCATTTGCCTAGTAACCCTCCTACGTTGACAACTTCTCTAGCTACTCCAGCAGATATTGTCGTTTCTTCTTCCATAAATCCCATGCGTTCTCCGACTCGTCAGCCACAACTTCCTTTCGATTCAACCCTTCCCTTTGGGTCATCATTATCCGATGTGCCTAGCTTGAACGCGGTTGTCGACCCTAGACGCGACCCAAGAAGG GACCCTCGTCGCATGGATCCAAGACGTTCAAATCCATCTGTGGGACCAACATCACTGCCTGGAGATGAGGGTAAAGAAACAGTCCCAGTTCAGATGGACATCTCGACCGTAGCGAGCAAGCCACCTTCGGTTCCTGATGTCACAGCAGGGACTGGTGGTTCAGTACATCCAACAACAGTAGATCATAGCCAAAACAAGGTGATGGGAAGTTCGATAATCAGAAGAATCGATCAGCCTGATTGCAGAGAGGACTTGTTGCCTATTCCCAAGGAGTATGGTTATCTCTCAAAGGGCAAATCACCTTTAGATGTTCCACTGTCTCCTTGCAGGGATGATGAAGGCATCAGAAATACAAAGCTTGATTTGGATCTAGTGTCTGTTCCAGATTTTAATCAACACTCGCCTTCAGAAGCAGGGCCAGATTTTGAACTACACCCCCCTGTAGACTCAAATATTACTGCAGCAGAGGAAAGCTACCGAGAGTTGGCACCTGTTCCATCATATGTTGAACTTACCACAGAGCAAAGCAACACTGTAGGAAAGTTGGCTTTACAAAGGATAATTGAATCAAATAGACATGTCTGTGGCTTTGATTGTAACAAGATTCGCATGGCACTGATTGCCCGATTGATTGCTCAG ATTGATGCTGGCAATGATGTTGCAGCCATACTAAGAGCGCATATTAGTGTGGATCATCGAGAATTCAAG GGGCATGAACTTGTTTTACATGTTCTTTACCATCTGGATTCGATGGCGAATCTGGACACTGATGAATCCTCTTCCTATGCTACTGTTTATGAAAATTTTCTCATAGCAGTG GCAAGATCATTTCTGGATACTCTCCCTCCTTTCGACAAGTCTTTTAGCAGACTTTTTGGAGAAGCTCCACATCTACCTGATTCTGCCATAAAGCTACTGAATGAACTCTGCTCCACTCGTCCTGACCCAGTTGGAGGAGAAGCCTGTGATAGTGAACGTGTTACCCAAGGGCTTGGTGTAGTTTGGAGCTTAATTCTAGTGCGTCCAAATGAGCGAAAAGCATGCTTAGCTATAGCACTGAAT TGTTCAGTTCATTATGAAGAAGACATCCGTGCAAAGGCCATCCGACTT GTCACAAACAAACTATATCACCTTACATACATATCAGAGCATGTTGAGCAATTTGCAACAGATAGGCTACTGACTGCTGTGAACTCTGAGACAGATTTCTCGCAGACTGCAGAAGGAACAAATATAGAG GCTAAAAGTCAGATAACTTCGACAAGTGACTCTCCAAGGTCTGGAAACTCTGACATTCACTCTCAGCAGGATCTACAAACTTCTCGTGATGTTTCTGTTTTATCATTTTCTGAAGCTCAGAGACTAATTTCTCTGTTCTTCGCTTTATGTAAAAAG AAACCTAGTCTCCTTCGACTTGTCTTTGAAGTTTACGGGAAAGCTCCAAAAACAGTAATCCAG GCTTTTCATCGACATATGCCTATTCTGATACGAGAATTAGGATCATCTTATATTGAACTGCTCCCTATAATATCTGATCCTCCTAAGGGAAGTGAAAATTTATTGACATTG GTGTTACAAATATTGACACAAGAATTGGCACCGTCGTTGGATTTGATTGCTACTGTAAAGCATTTATATGAAACGAAGCTAAAG GATGTTTCAATTCTTATCCCATTGCTTTCTTCACTCACTAAAGACGAG GTTTTACCTATCTTTCCGCCGCTTCTTAATCTTCCACCTGATAAGTTCCAACTTGCACTTGCTCATATATTACAG GGTTCTGCTCACACTGGCCCTGCCCTAACACCTGCCGAGGTACTGATTGCTATTCACGAGGTTGTTCCTGATAAAGATGGGCCAACACTGAAAAAG ATAACAGATGCATGTTCAGCTTGCTTTGAACAACGCACAGTTTTCACGCAGCAAGTCTTAGCAAAGGCCCTCGGTCAGATG GTTGATCGAACACCTCTGCCTTTACTCTTCATGAGAACAGTAATTCAGGCAATCGATGCTTTTCCAACACTT GTTGACTTTGTCATGGGAATCCTTTCCAAGTTGGTGAGTAGGCAG ATATGGAGACTACCAAAACTGTGGCCTGGCTTCTTGAAATGTGTGTCTCAGACACAGCCACATTCTTTCCCTGTCTTGTTGGAG TTGCCAATGCCACAACTTGAAAGTATAATGAAGAAGTTTCCTGATCTAAGACCTTCTCTTACTGCTTATGCGAATCAGCCAACTATCAGAGCTTCTCTACCAAA CTCTTTCAGTTCTTGGGCTTGA